A region of Anguilla anguilla isolate fAngAng1 chromosome 18, fAngAng1.pri, whole genome shotgun sequence DNA encodes the following proteins:
- the eif3s10 gene encoding eukaryotic translation initiation factor 3 subunit A isoform X3: MPAYFQRPENALKRANEFLEVGKKQPALDVLYDVIKSKKHRTWQKIHEPIMLKYLELCVDLRKSHLAKEGLYQYKNICQQVNIKSLEDVVRAYLKLAEEKTETAKEESQQMVLDIEDLDNIQTPESVLLSAVSGEDTQDRTDRLLLTPWVKFLWESYRQCLDLLRNNSKVERLYHDIAQQAFKFCLQYTRKAEFRKLCDNLRMHLGQIQRHHNQSTAINLNNPESQSMHLETRLVQLDSAISMELWQEAFKAVEDIHGLFALSKKPPKPQLMANYYNKVSTVFWKSGNALFHACTLHRLYHLSREMRKNLTQEEMQRMSTRVLLATLSIPITPERTDIARLLDMDGIIVEKHRRLATLLGLQSPPTRQSLINDMVRFNLLQYIVPEVKELYNWLEMDFHPLKLCGRVTKVLNWVRDQAEKESDLQQYVPHLQNNTILRLLQQVAQIYQSIEFSRLASLVPFVDAFQLERSIVDAARHCDLQVRIDHTSRTLSFGSDLNYSTKEDSPVGPFLQNMPSAQIRNQLTAMSSSLAKAIQVIKPPTILQERDEQSQQAIAAYLKNARKEHQRILARRQTIEERKERLESLNIQREKEELEQREAEMQKVRKAEEERLRQEAKEREKERIMQEHEQIKKKTVRERLEQIKKTELGAKAFKDIDIEDLEELDPDFIMAKQVEQLEKEKKELQERLKNQEKKIDYFERAKRLEEIPLIKQAYEEQRIKDMELWELQEEERISNMQVEREKALEHKQRMSRMMEDKENFVSKITAARSFIYEEKLKQFQERLVEERKKRLEERKKQRKEDRRTTYYRQKEEEAQRIHEEQLKKEREERERLEQEQREEEEREYQERLRKLEEQERKQRARQQEIEERERRREEEQRRVPEEKAGGGKDQPWPEKEEGGWRKRTEGGESEWRRPVPERDWRQEGRDEEKAPRDEERELPFRRGGDAPRRGGADDRGPRRAFDDDRGPRRAGDEDRPPRRAGDEDRAPRRAFDEDRGPRRAFDEDRGPRRGFDEDRAPRRAFDDDRGPRRAFDDDRGPRRGFDEDRAPRRAFDEDRGPRRAFDDDRGPRRGGDDERPGRRGGDDQGPRRGEDAKPWKPLGGWREREKAREDSWGPPRESDDRDDGDNRDGEERESGERFKERRPPPPREEGGGAWRRPATEETSSWRDSRREDNDRDRRDDRDRRDRDRREDREPKPPAREPEEAGGSWRRSGEDKREERKVEERDTPPRADPPQEGDDEKPAWRSDKDAENLRRIKDETDDEGWTTVRR, encoded by the exons ATGCCGGCATATTTTCAGCGTCCGGAGAACGCTCTAAAAAGAGCAAACG agTTCCTTGAGGTTGGCAAGAAGCAGCCAGCCTTGGACGTCCTTTACGATGTCATCAAGAGCAAAAAGCACCGAACATGGCAGAAGATCCACGAGCCCATCATGCTCAAGTACCTGGAGCTGTGCGTGGACCTGCGCAAGAGCCACCTGGCTAAGGAGGGCCTGTACCAGTACAAGAACATCTGCCAGCAG GTGAACATCAAATCCCTGGAGGATGTGGTCCGGGCCTACCTGAAGCTGGCCGAGGAGAAGACCGAGACGGCCAAGGAGGAGTCCCAGCAGATGGTGCTGGACATCGAGGATCTGGACAACATCCAGACCCCCGAGAG TGTGCTGCTGAGTGCTGTGAGTGGGGAGGACACTCAGGACCGTACGGACCGCCTGCTCCTCACCCCCTGGGTCAAGTTCCTGTGGGAGTCCTACCGCCAGTGTCTGGACCTGCTGCGTAACAACTCCAAGGTGGAGCGCCTCTACCATGACATCGCCCAGCAAG CCTTTAAGTTCTGCCTGCAGTACACGCGCAAGGCCGAGTTCCGCAAGCTGTGCGACAACCTGCGCATGCACCTGGGCCAGATCCAGCGGCACCACAACCAGAGCACCGCCATCAACCTCAACAACCCGGAGAGCCAGTCCATGCACCTGGAGACCCGCCTGGTCCAGCTGGACAGCGCCATCAGCATGGAGCTCTGGCAG GAAGCTTTCAAGGCAGTCGAGGACATCCACGGCCTTTTCGCCCTGTCCAAGAAGCCCCCGAAGCCCCAGCTGATGGCCAACTACTACAACAAGGTGTCGACGGTGTTCTGGAAGTCCGGGAACGCCCTGTTCCACGCCTGCACCCTCCACCGCCTGTACCACCTGTCCCGCGAGATGAGGAAGAACCTGACCCAGGAGGAGATGCAGAG GATGTCCACCCGCGTGCTCCTGGCCACCCTGTCCATCCCCATCACCCCCGAGCGCACGGACATCGCCCGCCTCCTGGACATGGACGGCATCATCGTGGAGAAGCACCGCCGGCTCGCCACCCTGCTGGGCCTGCAGTCCCCGCCCACCAGGCAGAGCCTGATCAACGACATG GTGAGGTTCAATCTGCTGCAGTACATCGTGCCCGAAGTGAAGGAGCTCTACAACTGGCTGGAGATGGACTTCCACCCCCTGAAGCTTTGCGGAAGAGTAACAAAG GTGCTGAACTGGGTGAGGGACCAGGCTGAGAAGGAATCGGACCTCCAGCAGTACGTTCCCCACTTGCAGAACAACACCATCCTCAGGCTGCTGCAGCAG GTGGCTCAGATCTACCAGAGTATCGAGTTCAGCCGGCTGGCCTCCCTGGTCCCGTTCGTGGACGCCTTCCAGCTAGAGCGCTCCATAGTGGACGCGGCGCGCCACTGCGACCTGCAG GTGCGAATCGACCACACCTCTCGCACCCTGAGCTTCGGGTCGGACTTGAACTACTCGACCAAGGAGGACTCCCCTGTGGGGCCCTTCCTGCAGAACATGCCCTCAGCGCAGATCCGCAACCAGCTGACCGCCATGTCCTCCTCCCTGGCCAAAGCCATTCAGGTCATCAAGCCCCCCACCATCCTG CAAGAGCGGGACGAGCAGAGCCAGCAGGCCATCGCGGCCTACCTGAAGAACGCGCGCAAGGAGCACCAGCGCATCCTGGCCCGCCGGCAGACCATCGAGGAGCGCAAGGAGCGCCTGGAGAGCCTCAACATCCAGcgggagaaggaggagctggagcagcgCGAGGCCGAGATGCAGAAGGTGCGCAAGGCCGAGGAGGAGCGCCTGCGGCAGGAGGCCAAGGAGCGGGAGAAGGAGCGCATCATGCAGGAGCACGAGCAGATCAAGAAGAAGACCGTGCGCGAGAGGCTGGAGCAGATCAAGAAGACCGAGCTGGGCGCCAAGGCCTTCAAGGACATCGACATCGAG GACCTGGAAGAGCTGGATCCAGACTTCATCATGGCCAAGCAGGTGgagcagctggagaaggagaagaaggagctgcaggagcgcCTGAAGAACCAGGAGAAGAAG ATCGACTACTTCGAAAGGGCCAAGCGTCTGGAGGAGATTCCGCTGATCAAACAGGCGTACGAGGAGCAGCGCATCAAAGACATGGAATTATGGGAACTGCAGGAAGAGGAAAGG ATAAGCAACATGCAGGTGGAGCGGGAGAAGGCCCTGGAGCACAAGCAGAGGATGTCGCGCATGATGGAGGACAAGGAGAACTTTGTGTCCAAGATCACCGCAGCCCGCAGCTTCATCTACGAG gaaaaactgaaacaatTCCAAGAGCGCCTGGTCGAGGAGCGCAAGAAGCGCTTGGAGGAGCGCAAGAAACAGCGCAAGGAGGACCGGCGCACCACTTACTACCGccagaaagaggaggaggcgcagaggaTCCACGAGGAGCAGCTGAAGAAAG AGCGGGAGGAGCGGGAGcggctggagcaggagcagagggaggaggaggagagggagtaCCAGGAGCGCCTGCGcaagctggaggagcaggagcgcAAGCAGCGGGCGCGGCAGCAGGAGATCGAGGAGCGGGAGCGCCGccgggaggaggagcagcgcaGGGTCCCGGAGGAAAAAGCCGGCGGCGGCAAG GATCAGCCCTGGCCCGAGAAGGAAGAGGGAGGCTGGAGGAAGCGCACCGAAGGCGGGGAGTCTGAGTGGAGGCGCCCAGTGCCAGAGAG GGACTGGCGCCAGGAGGGCCGCGACGAGGAGAAGGCCCCGCGGGACGAAGAGAGGGAGCTGCCCttcaggaggggaggggacgcCCCCCGCCGGGGCGGAGCCGACGACCGCGGCCCCCGCAGAGCTTTCGATGACGACCGCGGTCCCCGCCGGGCCGGAGACGAGGACCGTCCGCCGAGGAGAGCGGGCGACGAGGACAGGGCCCCGAGGAGAGCATTCGACGAGGACCGCGGCCCCAGGAGAGCCTTCGACGAGGACAGGGGCCCCCGTAGGGGCTTCGACGAGGACAGGGCCCCGAGGAGAGCCTTCGACGATGACCGGGGCCCCAGGAGAGCCTTCGACGATGACCGTGGACCCCGAAGAGGCTTCGATGAAGACCGAGCACCCCGAAGAGCCTTCGATGAGGACAGGGGCCCGAGGAGAGCTTTCGATGACGACCGCGGCcccaggagaggaggggatgaCGAGAGGCCAGGCCGTAGAGGCGGAGACGACCAAGGTCCTCGTCGTGGAGAAGATGCCAAACCTTGGAAACCCTTGG GTGGAtggcgagagagggagaaggcgCGGGAGGATAGCTGGGGACCCCCCCGTGAGAGCGACGATCGGGACGATGGCGACAACAGAGACGGAGAAGAGCGAGAGTCGGGCGAACGGTTCAAAGAACGccgtccaccaccaccacg GGAGGAGGGTGGTGGAGCCTGGAGGCGGCCAGCGACCGAAGAGACCAGCAGCTGGAGGGACTCCCGCCGCGAGGACAACGACCGCGACCGACGAGATGACCGTGACCGTCGCGACAGAGACCGCAGGGAGGACCGTGAACCCAAACCGCCAGCCAGAGAACCAGAAGAAG CAGGTGGGTCCTGGCGCCGCAGCGGGGAGGACAAGAGGGAGGAGCGCAAGGTTGAGGAGCGGGACACCCCGCCCCGGGCCGACCCCCCCCAGGAGGGCGACGACGAGAAGCCCGCCTGGCGCTCGGACAAAGACGCCGAGAACCTGCGCCGCATCAAGGACGAGACGGACGACGAGGGCTGGACCACCGTCCGCCGCTGA